GCAGGCTTTCCAGAGAAATTGCTGAATCTTATGATCTGACTCCTGGATGTAGGCGGGGCTACTGGAACATACACCATCGCTTTCTTGCAAAAGAATCCTGAAATGACAGCCGTTCTATTCGACCTTCCAGAAGTTATTCCCATGGCGAAAGATAGACTTGCCAAAGAAAAATTGCTGCCAAGAGTTGAGCTTGTTGCTGGCGACTTTTACGAAGATGAATTGCCGAGCGGGTGCGACCTGGCATTGCTGTCGGCAATAATCCATCAAAACAGTCCGAAGCAGAACCTGGAACTCTACCGCAAGGTGCACCGAGCTCTCCTGCCTGGCGGCAGGATTCTCATTCGAGATCACGTG
The genomic region above belongs to Deltaproteobacteria bacterium and contains:
- a CDS encoding methyltransferase domain-containing protein, which produces MDVGGATGTYTIAFLQKNPEMTAVLFDLPEVIPMAKDRLAKEKLLPRVELVAGDFYEDELPSGCDLALLSAIIHQNSPKQNLELYRKVHRALLPGGRILIRDHV